The proteins below are encoded in one region of Planctopirus limnophila DSM 3776:
- a CDS encoding phosphoribosylformylglycinamidine synthase subunit PurQ: MISPRVCVLRAPGTNCDQETAHAFKICGGEPEVLHLNRILENPGRLKDYQILCIPGGFSYGDDIGSGVIFASQLKTALREEIGEFLAGDKLALGICNGFQTLLKAGVLPDGDAGWNQPDFVNQPAKATLTWNENGRYTARWVRLKVTSTNSIFLRGLDEIDLPMAHAEGRIAVRDAAVLTEWESRQQMALAYIPWRKYHNPDQVTVLTAQAGGAIETRRGTSALMEQANPNGSIADLAGLCDPTGRVLGLMPHPERFLFATQHPNWTRMNLAGDGAGKQIFQNAIDYFA; encoded by the coding sequence ATGATATCACCCCGCGTTTGTGTCTTGCGTGCCCCGGGAACAAATTGCGATCAGGAAACGGCCCACGCGTTTAAGATTTGCGGTGGCGAGCCAGAAGTGCTGCACCTCAATCGAATTCTGGAAAACCCGGGGCGACTTAAGGATTACCAGATCCTCTGCATTCCCGGTGGATTCAGTTATGGCGATGACATTGGCTCGGGAGTGATTTTTGCCAGCCAGCTCAAAACCGCTCTCCGCGAAGAAATCGGAGAATTTCTGGCCGGTGACAAGTTGGCACTGGGAATCTGCAATGGCTTTCAAACACTTTTGAAAGCGGGCGTACTTCCCGATGGTGACGCAGGCTGGAATCAGCCAGATTTCGTCAATCAGCCTGCCAAAGCAACACTCACCTGGAATGAAAATGGTCGCTATACCGCCCGCTGGGTGAGGCTCAAAGTGACCTCCACAAATTCGATCTTCCTGCGCGGCCTAGATGAAATCGACCTGCCGATGGCACATGCCGAGGGTCGGATTGCCGTTCGGGATGCAGCAGTGCTGACTGAGTGGGAATCGCGTCAGCAAATGGCACTGGCTTACATTCCCTGGCGAAAGTACCACAACCCGGATCAGGTGACTGTACTCACCGCTCAGGCTGGTGGCGCGATCGAAACCCGGCGGGGAACTTCGGCTTTGATGGAACAGGCCAACCCGAATGGTTCAATCGCGGATCTGGCTGGGCTCTGTGATCCCACTGGGCGTGTGCTGGGATTAATGCCGCACCCCGAGCGATTTCTCTTCGCGACTCAGCATCCGAACTGGACTCGCATGAATCTCGCAGGGGATGGAGCTGGCAAGCAGATCTTCCAGAACGCGATCGATTACTTTGCATAG